A region from the Benincasa hispida cultivar B227 chromosome 12, ASM972705v1, whole genome shotgun sequence genome encodes:
- the LOC120092777 gene encoding uncharacterized protein LOC120092777: MESKLGAMASKRSSITHQPRALQAGFLHLPRKKPKTLPQPPPDGLPSKDGNRVSDSFAKDLRIKRVFSPNLENRSSVPSGEPITANGSCPNEDSGVGKISDTTEVRNDNFHNSNGHVECDKDRRCNGKSEKLVHSTPPDVDSLTGGFVAASSRNGGVLGDTCAKSDCRIDSVARTGSVLKPCSKRKLFKAPGSIAYKRLLPFLLDSDNYMLQDDPNSKRENNLEKKANTESNPCNHAKGSSFVDSDICVKDAIFASRMSSKTMKPNLPPPANGDTKNFQNGCDLNNSQNIIKKDSGLTKDSVVCISSLEERLTEHGVPTKYQTEDCSSKEQSKTSGMERLDGGTSFPSEVDNFKSHASEKLCNNVSEDIKREDHFNELKMSSLNSNIVCNPLKEERRDEKVGCARGADQKLGSSTVGENHCNIATESDKKYGTYVRNKMVCNPLVQLKSKYSQVSVSYRRMLPFLEDLFKDNPENYASGNIDCSVQEKELPTMNLQPPSSNSHNSQDNSKDLVTCNMPFNGNSDTLSMPVLNSMNETVCETDKVLLPDGVNDKLLSPPKLQLHSEQEMLDKCKLMGPQLPGATLLNDQAVSSLYPAASYEPLTEEGSRLTSEQSPITSEDCTSLKDNISDGANISEGNSLEPYSSCVEKCILPESHINLRKGILKRNPRGCRGICNCLNCSSFRLHAERAFEFSRNQLQDAEEVVTDLMKELSFLRGVLEKYSDGAKGNAEYHNSNNVKEACRKASEAELIAKDRLLQMNYELGIHCRITCSQGPNVPLSSEVENIEIEDGK, from the exons ATGGAATCAAAGCTTGGCGCTATGGCTTCCAAGCGCTCTTCCATTACTCATCAACCTCGAGCCCTACAAGCTGGATTCCTCCACTTACCTCGTAAAAAACCCAAGACGCTCCCCCAACCGCCGCCGGATGGACTTCCTTCGAAAGATGGGAATCGGGTTTCGGATTCTTTTGCCAAAGATCTACGCATCAAGCGAGTCTTCTCCCCCAATTTAGAGAATCGCTCCTCGGTGCCATCCGGAGAGCCAATAACCGCGAATGGATCTTGTCCTAATGAAGACAGTGGAGTCGGTAAAATCTCCGATACTACAGAGGTACGGAATGACAACTTTCACAATTCTAATGGCCATGTCGAATGTGATAAGGATCGGAGATGTAATGGGAAGAGTGAGAAGCTGGTGCATTCTACTCCTCCTGATGTGGACAGCCTGACTGGGGGTTTTGTGGCCGCTTCTTCAAGAAATGGAGGTGTTTTAGGGGATACTTGTGCGAAATCTGACTGTAGAATTGACTCTGTTGCTAGAACCGGATCG GTGCTCAAACCATGCTCTAAACGGAAGCTGTTCAAAGCTCCTGGCTCTATTGCCTACAAAAGATTGCTACCTTTTTTGCTGGATAGCGATAATT ACATGCTACAAGATGATCCAAACTCTAAACGTGAGaacaatttggagaagaaggcAAATACTGAATCTAATCCGTGTAATCATGCCAAGGGTTCATCTTTTGTTGATTCAGACATTTGTGTAAAGGATGCAATTTTTGCCTCCCGCATGTCATCTAAGACTATGAAGCCAAATTTACCACCTCCTGCTAATGGAGATACTAAGAATTTTCAGAATGGATGCGATTTAAACAATAGCCAGAATATAATAAAAAAGGATTCTGGTTTGACAAAAGATAGTGTAGTTTGCATCTCATCTCTTGAGGAAAGGCTGACAGAGCATGGAGTTCCCACAAAGTATCAGACAGAGGACTGTTCTTCTAAAGAACAATCCAAAACCTCCGGAATGGAGAGGCTTGATGGTGGAACTTCATTTCCATCAGAAGTAGACAACTTTAAGTCTCATGCTTCAGAGAAGTTGTGTAACAATGTTTCTGAGGATATCAAAAGAGAAGATCATTTCAACGAACTCAAGATGTCATCATTAAATTCTAACATTGTTTGTAATCCATTGAAGGAAGAAAGGAGGGATGAAAAAGTGGGATGTGCTCGAGGTGCAGATCAAAAACTTGGTAGTTCTACTGTTGGTGAAAATCATTGCAACATTGCTACAGAGAGTGACAAGAAATATGGCACTTATGTTAGAAACAAAATG GTTTGCAATCCACTTGTACAACTGAAGTCAAAATACAGCCAAGTTTCAGTTAGCTATAGAAGGATGCTTCCATTCCTTGAGGATCTTTTCAAAGATAATCCAGAAAACT ATGCCTCAGGAAACATCGACTGTTCGGTACAAGAGAAAGAATTGCCAACTATGAATTTGCAACCACCAAGTTCAAATTCTCACAATTCCCAGGATAACTCAAAAGACTTGGTAACTTGCAACATGCCATTCAATGGAAATTCAGATACTCTCTCAATGCCTGTGTTGAATAGTATGAACGAAACAGTTTGTGAAACAGATAAAGTTTTATTGCCTGATGGagtcaatgataaacttctgtCACCTCCAAAATTACAGCTGCACTCTGAACAGGAGATGTTGGATAAATGTAAGTTAATGGGCCCTCAGCTGCCTGGTGCAACACTTTTAAATGATCAAGCAGTCTCGTCATTGTATCCTGCGGCTAGTTATGAGCCTCTAACTGAAGAAGGATCCAGATTGACCTCTGAACAATCACCAATTACTTCAGAAGACTGCACAAGTTTGAAAGATAATATTTCTGATGGTGCTAATATCTCTGAGGGAAACAGCCTAGAACCATATTCTTCATGTGTCGAAAAATGTATTCTGCCAGAAAGTCACATAAATCTTAGAAAGGGAATTCTTAAAAGAAACCCACGAGGATGCAGAGGAATCTGCAATTGTCTGAACTGTTCCTCTTTTCGTCTCCATGCTGAAAGAGCATTTGAATTTTCTAGAAATCAACTGCAAGATGCTGAAGAAGTTGTTACAGATTTGATGAAAGAATTGTCGTTTCTCCGTGGTGTTCTAGAGAAGTATTCTGATGGTGCTAAAGGGAATGCTGAATATCATAATTCAAATAAC GTGAAAGAAGCTTGTAGGAAAGCATCTGAAGCAGAGTTAATTGCGAAAGACCGCCTTCTACAAATGAACTATGAGCTTGGCATTCATTGCAGAATCACG TGCTCCCAAGGACCAAATGTTCCACTTTCTAGTGAAGTCGAGAATATAGAGATTGAAGATGGAAAATAG